A genomic window from Elaeis guineensis isolate ETL-2024a chromosome 3, EG11, whole genome shotgun sequence includes:
- the LOC105040703 gene encoding spermine synthase isoform X5 yields the protein MEGGGTGKDLDRMQETNGSGGNGSLKVIPPCCLKARASMPEYEAKCHATVVSGWFTESRSCSDKAGKVLYYNNPMWPGEVHSLQVEKILYQGRSEYQEILVFESKTYGKVLVLDGIVQLTDKDECAYQEMIAHLPLCSIPSPKHVLVIGGGDGGVLREVSRHSSVEVIDICEIDKLVIDVCKEFFPHLSVGFEDPRVRLHVGDAVEYIRNAPEGMYDAIIVDSSDPIGPARELVERPFFETIARALKPGGVLCNQAESMWLHTHLIQDMLSICRETFKGSVHYAWTSVPTYPSGAIGFLLCAKDGPPVNFMNPINPIEKQEGAIKVGREVKFYNSELILHGIKLGDLFVIQMHKAAFILPSFAKREINAVYASSTMLKGTAMWVKIIGNCCLKSQGSERGKGAI from the exons atggagggAGGTGGCACAGGAAAAGATTTGGACAGGATGCAAGAAACAAATGGAAGTGGGGGAAATGGCTCCTTAAAGGTCATTCCTCCTTGCTGCTTAAAGGCAAGGGCTTCGATGCCAGAGTATGAGGCTAAATGTCATGCTACTGTGGTATCAGGGTGGTTCACAGAATCTCGGTCATGCTCCG ATAAAGCTGGCAAGGTCTTATACTACAATAATCCTATGTGGCCAG GAGAAGTTCATTCCTTGCAAGTGGAGAAGATTCTATATCAAGGGAGGTCAGAGTACCAAGAAATATTGGTTTTTGAG TCTAAGACATATGGAAAAGTGCTTGTGCTTGATGGCATTGTCCAGCTGACGGATAAAGATGAATGTGCTTACCAGGAGATGATTGCCCACCTTCCTCTGTGTTCAATTCCATCCCCGAAACAT GTTTTAGTCATTGGAGGTGGTGATGGTGGTGTGCTTCGAGAAGTTTCTAGACATAGTTCTGTGGAGGTCATAGATATTTGTGAAATAGATAAGCTGGTCATAGAT GTTTGTAAAGAATTCTTCCCACATTTATCTGTTGGGTTTGAAGATCCTCGAGTTCGACTTCATGTTGGTGATG CTGTTGAGTATATACGAAATGCGCCTGAAGGGATGTATGATGCCATTATTGTTGATTCATCTGATCCAATAG GGCCAGCTCGGGAACTTGTTGAAAGGCCATTTTTTGAGACAATTGCAAGGGCATTAAAGCCTGGTGGTGTTCTTTGTAATCAAGCAGAAAGCATGTGGCTGCATACCCATCTTATTCAGGATATGCTTTCTATTTGTCGTGAAACATTTAAGGGTTCTGTTCATTATGCCTGGACAAGTGTACCCACATATCCTAG TGGTGCAATTGGATTTTTATTATGCGCAAAAGATGGCCCACCAGTTAACTTCATGAACCCTATAAATCCAATTGAGAAGCAGGAAGGAGCAATCAAGGTTGGGAGAGAGGTCAAATTCTATAACTCAGAG TTAATATTACATGGCATCAAATTGGGTGACCTATTTGTTATTCAGATGCACAAGGCTGCATTCATCTTGCCATCATTTGCAAAGAGAGAGATAAATGCTGTTTATGCTTCTTCAACAATG TTGAAAGGAACTGCAATGTGGGTGAAGATTATAGGGAACTGCTGTTTAAAATCTCAAGGGTCGGAAAGGGGAAAAG GTGCAATTTAA
- the LOC105040703 gene encoding spermine synthase isoform X4 — translation MEGGGTGKDLDRMQETNGSGGNGSLKVIPPCCLKARASMPEYEAKCHATVVSGWFTESRSCSDKAGKVLYYNNPMWPGEVHSLQVEKILYQGRSEYQEILVFESKTYGKVLVLDGIVQLTDKDECAYQEMIAHLPLCSIPSPKHVLVIGGGDGGVLREVSRHSSVEVIDICEIDKLVIDVCKEFFPHLSVGFEDPRVRLHVGDAVEYIRNAPEGMYDAIIVDSSDPIGPARELVERPFFETIARALKPGGVLCNQAESMWLHTHLIQDMLSICRETFKGSVHYAWTSVPTYPSGAIGFLLCAKDGPPVNFMNPINPIEKQEGAIKVGREVKFYNSEMHKAAFILPSFAKREINAVYASSTMMRFLSIVTTEGWKCSLRAVDLRPRCVWAWRCGEGSDFQRLNWGQSLTS, via the exons atggagggAGGTGGCACAGGAAAAGATTTGGACAGGATGCAAGAAACAAATGGAAGTGGGGGAAATGGCTCCTTAAAGGTCATTCCTCCTTGCTGCTTAAAGGCAAGGGCTTCGATGCCAGAGTATGAGGCTAAATGTCATGCTACTGTGGTATCAGGGTGGTTCACAGAATCTCGGTCATGCTCCG ATAAAGCTGGCAAGGTCTTATACTACAATAATCCTATGTGGCCAG GAGAAGTTCATTCCTTGCAAGTGGAGAAGATTCTATATCAAGGGAGGTCAGAGTACCAAGAAATATTGGTTTTTGAG TCTAAGACATATGGAAAAGTGCTTGTGCTTGATGGCATTGTCCAGCTGACGGATAAAGATGAATGTGCTTACCAGGAGATGATTGCCCACCTTCCTCTGTGTTCAATTCCATCCCCGAAACAT GTTTTAGTCATTGGAGGTGGTGATGGTGGTGTGCTTCGAGAAGTTTCTAGACATAGTTCTGTGGAGGTCATAGATATTTGTGAAATAGATAAGCTGGTCATAGAT GTTTGTAAAGAATTCTTCCCACATTTATCTGTTGGGTTTGAAGATCCTCGAGTTCGACTTCATGTTGGTGATG CTGTTGAGTATATACGAAATGCGCCTGAAGGGATGTATGATGCCATTATTGTTGATTCATCTGATCCAATAG GGCCAGCTCGGGAACTTGTTGAAAGGCCATTTTTTGAGACAATTGCAAGGGCATTAAAGCCTGGTGGTGTTCTTTGTAATCAAGCAGAAAGCATGTGGCTGCATACCCATCTTATTCAGGATATGCTTTCTATTTGTCGTGAAACATTTAAGGGTTCTGTTCATTATGCCTGGACAAGTGTACCCACATATCCTAG TGGTGCAATTGGATTTTTATTATGCGCAAAAGATGGCCCACCAGTTAACTTCATGAACCCTATAAATCCAATTGAGAAGCAGGAAGGAGCAATCAAGGTTGGGAGAGAGGTCAAATTCTATAACTCAGAG ATGCACAAGGCTGCATTCATCTTGCCATCATTTGCAAAGAGAGAGATAAATGCTGTTTATGCTTCTTCAACAATG ATGCGCTTTTTATCCATCGTTACCACGGAGGGTTGGAAGTGTTCATTGCGTGCCGTTGACTTGCGACCAAGGTGTGTTTGGGCCTGGAGGTGTGGTGAGGGAAGTGACTTCCAAAGACTAAATTGGGGCCAAAGTTTgacatcataa